One segment of Megachile rotundata isolate GNS110a chromosome 4, iyMegRotu1, whole genome shotgun sequence DNA contains the following:
- the Tpst gene encoding tyrosylprotein sulfotransferase isoform X1 — protein MSFLLSRGGRKGPIICFAGLLLIFALYQLGIICGSMKYAPTAMMVAKEKYVVGPFDHKRYTYDRYMPLIFIGGVPRSGTTLVRAMLDAHPDVRCGQETRVIPRILQMRMHWLKSERENLRLSEAGISKEVMDSAIAAFCLEIIARHAEPAPRLCNKDPLTLKMGSYILDLFPNAKFIFMIRDGRATVHSIISRKVTITGFDLSSYRQSLIKWNHAISIMYGQCKEIGTDKCLMVPYEQLVLHPRQWMKKILNFLDVPWNESVMHHEEFINKPGGVPLSKVERSSDQIIKPVNLEALTKWVGHIPDDVVREMPDIAPMLSVLGYDPYANPPVYGAPDRLVSENTRRVLANGEVWAARARQFSLEKLIELNKEDEATNTPNA, from the exons ATGTCGTTCCTGTTGAGTCGAGGCGGCCGAAAAGGGCCCATCATCTGCTTCGCCGGTCTCCTCTTGATCTTCGCCCTCTATCAGCTGGGAATCATTTGTGGATCGATGAAGTACGCGCCCACTGCGATGATGGTTGCGAAAGAG AAATACGTGGTTGGCCCTTTCGATCACAAGAGATACACCTACGATCGTTACATGCCGCTGATCTTCATCGGCGGGGTACCTAGATCGGGCACCACTTTGGTGCGAGCCATGCTTGATGCGCATCCTGATGTCAG GTGCGGCCAAGAGACTAGGGTGATACCACGGATCCTTCAGATGAGGATGCACTGGCTCAAGTCCGAGAGGGAGAACCTCAGGCTTTCGGAAGCGGGTATTTCGAAAGAG GTGATGGACAGCGCGATAGCAGCTTTCTGCCTGGAGATAATAGCGCGACACGCGGAGCCGGCGCCGAGATTGTGCAACAAGGATCCCCTCACTCTGAAGATGGGCTCTTACATTCTCGATCTCTTCCCAAATGCCAAGTTTATCTTCATGATCCGCGACGGCCGTGCCACCGTGCATTCCATTATCTCTAGAAAG GTGACCATAACGGGATTTGATTTATCGTCCTACCGGCAATCGCTGATCAAATGGAATCACGCGATTTCCATCATGTACGGACAATGCAAGGAAATAGGAACGGACAAGTGTCTGATGGTTCCGTACGAGCAACTGGTGCTACATCCGCGTCAATGGATGAAGAAGATTCTCAACTTCCTCGATGTTCCTTGGAACGAATCCGTAATGCATCACGAGGAATTCATTAATAAACCAGGCGGTGTTCCGCTGAGCAA GGTCGAGAGGTCGTCGGACCAGATCATAAAGCCGGTTAACCTGGAGGCATTGACCAAGTGGGTGGGCCACATTCCGGACGACGTGGTTAGAGAGATGCCTGACATCGCGCCGATGCTTTCTGTGCTCGGCTATGATCCTTATGCTAATCCGCCGGTGTACGGAGCGCCGGACAGGCTGGTTAGCGAAAACACGAGACG AGTACTGGCGAATGGAGAAGTTTGGGCAGCCAGGGCACGTCAGTTCTCTCTGGAGAAGCTGATAGAGCTGAACAAAGAGGACGAGGCTACCAACACCCCAAACGCGTGA
- the Tpst gene encoding tyrosylprotein sulfotransferase isoform X2, with protein MPLIFIGGVPRSGTTLVRAMLDAHPDVRCGQETRVIPRILQMRMHWLKSERENLRLSEAGISKEVMDSAIAAFCLEIIARHAEPAPRLCNKDPLTLKMGSYILDLFPNAKFIFMIRDGRATVHSIISRKVTITGFDLSSYRQSLIKWNHAISIMYGQCKEIGTDKCLMVPYEQLVLHPRQWMKKILNFLDVPWNESVMHHEEFINKPGGVPLSKVERSSDQIIKPVNLEALTKWVGHIPDDVVREMPDIAPMLSVLGYDPYANPPVYGAPDRLVSENTRRVLANGEVWAARARQFSLEKLIELNKEDEATNTPNA; from the exons ATGCCGCTGATCTTCATCGGCGGGGTACCTAGATCGGGCACCACTTTGGTGCGAGCCATGCTTGATGCGCATCCTGATGTCAG GTGCGGCCAAGAGACTAGGGTGATACCACGGATCCTTCAGATGAGGATGCACTGGCTCAAGTCCGAGAGGGAGAACCTCAGGCTTTCGGAAGCGGGTATTTCGAAAGAG GTGATGGACAGCGCGATAGCAGCTTTCTGCCTGGAGATAATAGCGCGACACGCGGAGCCGGCGCCGAGATTGTGCAACAAGGATCCCCTCACTCTGAAGATGGGCTCTTACATTCTCGATCTCTTCCCAAATGCCAAGTTTATCTTCATGATCCGCGACGGCCGTGCCACCGTGCATTCCATTATCTCTAGAAAG GTGACCATAACGGGATTTGATTTATCGTCCTACCGGCAATCGCTGATCAAATGGAATCACGCGATTTCCATCATGTACGGACAATGCAAGGAAATAGGAACGGACAAGTGTCTGATGGTTCCGTACGAGCAACTGGTGCTACATCCGCGTCAATGGATGAAGAAGATTCTCAACTTCCTCGATGTTCCTTGGAACGAATCCGTAATGCATCACGAGGAATTCATTAATAAACCAGGCGGTGTTCCGCTGAGCAA GGTCGAGAGGTCGTCGGACCAGATCATAAAGCCGGTTAACCTGGAGGCATTGACCAAGTGGGTGGGCCACATTCCGGACGACGTGGTTAGAGAGATGCCTGACATCGCGCCGATGCTTTCTGTGCTCGGCTATGATCCTTATGCTAATCCGCCGGTGTACGGAGCGCCGGACAGGCTGGTTAGCGAAAACACGAGACG AGTACTGGCGAATGGAGAAGTTTGGGCAGCCAGGGCACGTCAGTTCTCTCTGGAGAAGCTGATAGAGCTGAACAAAGAGGACGAGGCTACCAACACCCCAAACGCGTGA